The sequence tttgatgttccagatgatagatatcggatccttgttaatgcctatttccaggcctggtctattcactttctagattaacggctgttattcatcagttttcttcaaccgattagtgaagattttgtctcaagatccattagacttttgaaaactaataaggcctttggccttgataaaattagtgtgcgtctcttaaaagattcagtggacgttattactccttctttaacaaatttacagataaatattgttaactatttacataatgtgaacttcaataaaatgcttgaaacgttaattttttaacggtcttatgcacagtatttatatcaaatacacatcccataaccataaacagcttatgaaaagcgggggctgctctagtgatcactatttctagtctAATAGTTAATGCAAATTTCACGTTACATGTAAATTTTTTAATCTGTGGACAATGTACATTTAATACTTTACTACTTATTACAAAAAATATCTTGTCTTTTTATATGAGTCAATTAGTTTAAAACCGACTTTTGTAAATTACATAGGTgtatttcttcttcctcttgttattattattattattgttattgcattATGaaagtttgattttcttttccaCAGGGTGTAACGGAATAAATGGTAATGTAGTCAACTTTTCATTTCTTCTGCGAAATAGTCATGGATGGTGCTTTCTCCGACTGGGGAAATGTCAGCTCAGGCGTTCCTCAAGGTTCTATTTTGGGCCGCCTTCTCTTTCTACTTTACGTAAATGGCATACCGCAAACTTTATCCTGCTCGAAAGAAATGTTCGCTGATGATACGCTTCTATACAACTCGGATTCTATTGACTTTGTTTCTGCTCCTGTTCAACAAGGCTTAAATCAAATGGATGAGTGGTGCAGTTTATGGTGACAAGTGCGAATTAATGAGATTTACAAGATCGAGGGCAGCAGTTAACTGTTCTTTTAACATCAACTCGATTCCATTGACTAAAGTCTCTTCGCACAAGCATCTTGGTGTGACTCTGAAGTGATCTTTCATGGAAATCCCGTGTTCCATCAGTTGATGCAAAAGCGACCCGCATTTTGCGCTTACTTAAACGCACTTTTGGTAGATGTTCCGAAGCTATAAAAATGGGGTACATATCTATGGTTCGTCCGATAATTGAATATGCGTGCCCTGTCTGTGTCAGTGAAAGTGACAACTTGTTCGTTTCATCATATGGTCTCAGGACAAGTCGACGTTTTCTCATTAACCAACGTCCGTTCTGAACATACCTCTTTGgaaaaaactaattttcttttcaaggtcTATGGACAAATGAAAGGTTAACTTTTTTTGGCAAGATGGAAAAAATTCCTTTTAGGTAgttacttcttcttcttctgggCGAAACCACTCTCGTTCTGGGAGAAACTCACTATATTCGCATCGACGGGTCGAGAAAGACTCTTAGCGATTTTACTCCGGATCCGATCACGCGAGCAAAAGTAATAAGTTCTTAAATCCCGTGTTTCAGTGTACGCACGTTATAGCGAATAGCTCATTGAGCATCGAATTATTTTGTTGCCGATCAGGAACGCCTAGAAAGAAACCCCGACAGCAAAAGAGATCAATTGAAGACCGCGTTTCCGCGTCGCGCATATTACATCAAGCAATCATTACAAAACACAAGAACTTTTATTATCTATTCGCTTGCAAAACTGTAGTTTTTATAATCATTAACTCTTCGATCGAACTGAGTCTTgtcttcgatcgaactgactaTTGGTTTTGATCGAAACCACCTTCCATCGACCTGACTTGCTACCCAATGCACAATACAATAGAATACAtcttttatttaaacacggtggGTTTTAAAGCTAAAAAAGCTAATGGGGCCGTGTATAAAAGGTAAAATATGTACAATAAAAAGATATGAAATGAATATAATCAATAAAAGACGAGCACTAGTCAATTGAAACCCCACCACCCGGGATAGGGCGGGGAATTAACGCGACTATACCGGGGATTTAACACGTATTTGACAGCGTGGAGTCACGGGTGGGCGGGGAATTTAAAACTTACCTTAAAATAGCGGGGCATTTTAGCGGGGATTTTAAGATCGTACCGGAAGTTAGGTCTCTGCGGTTGACTCGAACCAAATCTCTCCAACACgtgaaagaaaaggagaaacaaCTTGGCGAACGCAGTGAGGAAGACATAGCGTTCATTGCATGAACTTATCCGAGCCCTTTTATACTTAACCGCTGACCGTAAGCCATACATCCGCCTACATTGGCCTACACTGacctacattagcctacatagccatacataagcctacattagGCTACATAAGCCTATACAGGActacacagacctacataagcctacatagCTGGAACTGTAACCGATTTACGGTTGCTAAGAGTAATTACGGACGTAGAGAACGAAAACAAAGGTTTATGGCTCACTGGATGGAAGGCATTTTCGAGCCCTCGCGTACGCGTTCGTCTTCAATGGATATGGAATTAATTCGCGCCATATCACCGCTCAACACTCCAACGACGGATGCAGCACCAGAAATATGGCTTCATAATTCAGCTAAGGTTCAAGGTTCACTGAATATGGAGGAGAAATCGACGGTCAATGGTGCTGAGGAGTTACAATCGGGCGCAAGGAAGAAAATTCCAACGGACAAAGGTAAACAGTACGAAATAGAAAGGTTAAAGGATCGTAGAACTGTGGCTCTTCGCCACGTGACTAGGCAGATAAACAAAATGAAGCCTGTCCTGACTGATTTTAACAATTTTGAGTCTGTGTCAGTTGAAATGGAAGGTCTAAACAATTTACCTGCCGAGCTACAAGTTGCTCAGGATAATTTCCTAGAAGTGTTATTGAATGATTCAGATATTGCCAATGCTAATTCATGGTATGAAGTTCACGATGGAGATGTGTTTAAGTTTAAGCAGTCAGTCTGTGACCATTTGTCTAAAGCGAAAGAACTTCAGTCTGCTAAGTTAAATTCTGCTGCTTCTAACCAGTTTCATCGCTCAAGAAAGTCTAACCACTCTGGACGTTCGAACTtgtcttcactttcatctaaaTCAAAGTTGATAAAGGCCAAGACCAGGGTTGCAGCCCTGGAAGTTGAAGCAGCATCTCTGAAGGAAAAGCAAGCGTTAAAAATGACCGAGGAACAATTGGAGCTTAAGAAGAAGAGTCTAGCTAAGGCAAAGGAAGAAGAAAGGATTTATGAACAAATGAGCAATGAAGAGTTGGTTTCCATACCTACTTGTTTACATACACAAAAGCTTCCAAAATTTCCAGTGTCCACTCTACCCCCAGCTAACGTTACGAAGGATGCAAACGTCACCTCCCTGTCGACACCGGGGTCGGTTGTAACGATGACTAAAACAGCAATGATGACTAGTTCACACCCATCAAATGCAATTTCGATTTTGGAATCTGCCTCAAAAGTCCTTCCCAGTTTATTCTTCTGGCAATCATGTCTCGGGGCACCAAGAACCCTAACCAGCAGACCCCCTTTGTGGATATTCAATAGGGCAAACAGCCCCCATTTACACAAGCTCAACGACAGCATGCAAATCAGGAAATGCAGCATTTGACTTTGAGACCTATGTAGACATTGTGACTCCTGGATGTGTAGCGAGCCCCATTGGAAACCCCACAAGTGTAAATTCTTCATTACCTCAATCCCACTTCGTAGACGGGCCTACTGCTGTATATTCTACCGGAGATAAATTACCCAGGAACCCACAGACACTGCAACATGTTTAAAGCACTCCAGGTTGCTCAACAAGTTTGTCTGTTACCCCCTCAGCAGTCCAGGACAATACCTTTCAAGATATTGTGAACATTCAGAGAAAGCAGACGGAATTGTCTCAAATTATGGTTTCTCAGCAAGCAAGGAGCCTTTTACCTTCAAGCGAGCCTCCAGTATTCTATGGTGATGCTATGGAATTTCCAGCTTTTATGACCGCTTTTGAGTCTTTGATCGAATCAAAGGTTGAAGACTCCTGTGAAAGACTGTATTTTCTGGGACAGTACACTTCAGGTAAAGCTAAAGAAGTTATTAATGGCTGTCTTCAGAGAAAATGAGAAGGATCCTACAAAGAAGCCAAAGGTCTGCTAAAGAGACAGTTTGGAGATCCTTTCAAGATTGCAAACGCCCACATCAACAAACTGTCTTCGTGGCAACAAATCAGAGCAAACGATGGCTCAGCTCTCCAAAATTTCTCTATTGCTCTGGACCAAGCAAAGTCTTCTATGAAAGGCATGTCTCACATGGATGATTTAAACACTGCTCATGTACTGCGAAAGCTTTGGGAAAAAATACCCAAGCATCTACGAAGCAAATGGACTGAAAGGAACAATAAGACCAAAAGTGCAAAAGGAAGGATAGCTGACTTTGAGGAGTTTTCACAATTTGTTCGCGAAGAAGCCGAGCTTGCTACAGATCCTGTGTTTTCAGAAGAAAATGTTAGCAAACCACATGACGAGAAAGACAAGGCCACTCACTTCAAATTCAGAAGAGGGTCACGTAGCAGAGGAAAAGGAACAAGCCTTGCCACGGGATTAAAGCAGGAAGGTAGAAACAAGCCATCCACGTCATGTCCTTTATGCAAAAGGCCTCACAACCTAAATGACTGTGAACCATTTTTGACGAAAACTCTAACTGAACGACGGGAGTTTGTAATGGAGAAGAAACTGTGCTTCGGTTGCTTTAGTGATCAGCACGTTGCCAAAAACTGTAAGGAGCAGCAGACATGTAAAACTTGCAAGAAGCAACACCCCACATCGCTACATGACAATGATTGGGCGAAGAAGACCAGCAATGACAGTGATAATCAATCTGGAGCTGAACCTCGTGTTAGCAGCAACTGCACTGCCATCTGTAACATCACGGAAGCTGGAGATGTACCTATCAACTTGGGTATATTACCAGTTTACTTGTTTCACAAGAGTGATCCAGTAAAGAAGATAAAGGTTGCTAGACAACGCCAGTGGTGGGACATTTATGAGTGAGGAGTCGATGAAGGCGCTTGGCATTGAGGGAAGTGACACTGACCTTATCCTTACCAAGGTTTGGTGGTAGCCAACATTAAAGAAGAGGACGTGATGTTGGACTTACCTAGAACATTCACGCGACGTGTCATTCCAGCAGACCGCAATGAAATACCTCGACCTGACGTAATCTGCAAGACGTCTCATTTGGAGAAGATCAGTACGGAGATACCCCCCTATATGGCGGACATTAAAGTAGGTCTGCTTATCGGATTGAATTGCCCAAGTGCCCTATGTCCAAGAGAAATCGTTTACGGTGAAGAGTCAGACCCGTATGCAGTTCGCTCATTCCTCGGATGGTACGTCAATGGTCCCCTTCGTACTTCGCAACAGATTGGCAAGATTACATGCAACAGGATTCGCATTGGTCAAGAGGACACTCTAACGACCCCTCGAGGATATGTAGTCTCGCAGAGAATGGTAAAGGAGCAGATAACCCCGCAGGCAAATAGACAGATGTTCGAGTTGGACTTCTCTGAACGGGAAAAGGGGACAGCAATGTCACGTGAAGACATCCAGTTCTGTGAAACAGTGGAGAGTGGTATCGTTCATCTTGAAGACCTGCATTATGAAATGCCTCTCCCGTTTAAGCATCTGAACATTCAGCTCCCTAACAACTATGCACAAGCAGAGAAGCGTCTGATTGGCCTGAAAAGGCGTTTGAAGGCCGATGAAAGATACTATGCGGATTACTGCAGTTTTATGTCTGACATCATCTCCAAGAGTTATGCTCGCAAGGTGGACGATGAGTTCAAAGATGAAGTTGGAAGAACCTGGTACCTCCCTCATCATGGGATCTATCACCCGCAAAAGGCGAAAGTACGTGTGGTGTTCGATTGTTCGGCCACTTTTGAAGGACACTCTTTGAATGACAAACTTCTTCAGGGACCAGATCTTACTAGTAACCTGCTTGGTGTCCTTACCAGATTCCGGCAGGAGAAGTACGCCTGTATGGCAGACATTGAGAAAATGTTCTTTCAAGTGAGAGTTAGAAAGGAAGATCAAACTCTTCTCAGATTCTTTTGGTGGCCCAATGGAAACTTGGAGCAGAAAGCCGAAGAGTATTGTATGACAGTGCACCTGTTCGGTGCAGTATCGTCACCTGCGTGTGCAACCTACGCACTTCAGCATACAGCAGATGACAACGAAGACAACTATGGAACCGAAGTAGCCAACACCCTTAGAAGGAACTTCTATGTGGATGATGTTCTAAACTCTGCAAGCACCGAAGACAAAACTATTGAACTAGCGAAGGACGCCAAGGCAGTTTGCGGAAATGGAGGATTTAACTTGACTAAGTTTGTGGGCAACACGGAACGCATCATTAACTCAATTCCTGACGAACACAGAGCGGAAAATGTGAAGAACCTCACACTTGGCCAAGATAAGTTACCCATTGAAAGAGCACTAGGAGTCATTTGGTGCATCGAATCAGATACGTTCAACTTCAGGATTGAACTTAAGGATAAGCCTTGCACACGTAGAGGCATCCTTTCGACGATTAGTTCCATCTACGACCCCTTGGGTTTCATCGCCCCGGTAGTACTTGTTGGAAAGAAGATATTACAAGACATCTGTCTTTCTAACAGCTGGGATGAACCAGTTGACAATGCAACCAGGAACAGATGGGAAAAATGACGGAACGAACTTTGCTTACTTGAAAGTTTAAAGGTTCCAAGAAGTTTCAAGCCAGCGGAATTTGGAAAGATTGTGTCGGCGCAGCTCCACTGTATGTCTGATGCTTCAACGTGTGGGTATGGACAGTGCTCGTACTTGAGACTCGAGGATGAAAGCAGGAAAGTGCATGTGTCGTTTGTCATGGGAAAGGCCCGCGTAACACTGAAGAAGACAGTCAGTATCCCGAGATTGGAATTGGCCGCTGCCACGATTTCTGTCAATATTGGTGACCTGTTGAAGAATGA is a genomic window of Acropora muricata isolate sample 2 chromosome 8, ASM3666990v1, whole genome shotgun sequence containing:
- the LOC136925452 gene encoding uncharacterized protein: MLDLPRTFTRRVIPADRNEIPRPDVICKTSHLEKISTEIPPYMADIKVGLLIGLNCPSALCPREIVYGEESDPYAVRSFLGWYVNGPLRTSQQIGKITCNRIRIGQEDTLTTPRGYVVSQRMVKEQITPQANRQMFELDFSEREKGTAMSREDIQFCETVESGIVHLEDLHYEMPLPFKHLNIQLPNNYAQAEKRLIGLKRRLKADERYYADYCSFMSDIISKSYARKVDDEFKDEVGRTWYLPHHGIYHPQKAKVRVVFDCSATFEGHSLNDKLLQGPDLTSNLLGVLTRFRQEKYACMADIEKMFFQVRVRKEDQTLLRFFWWPNGNLEQKAEEYCMTVHLFGAVSSPACATYALQHTADDNEDNYGTEVANTLRRNFYVDDVLNSASTEDKTIELAKDAKAVCGNGGFNLTKFVGNTERIINSIPDEHRAENVKNLTLGQDKLPIERALGVIWCIESDTFNFRIELKDKPCTRRGILSTISSIYDPLGFIAPVVLVGKKILQDICLSNSWDEPVDNATRNRWEK